The Mycolicibacterium lutetiense genome window below encodes:
- the murD gene encoding UDP-N-acetylmuramoyl-L-alanine--D-glutamate ligase, whose amino-acid sequence MVAGPSGGRGGGDDLSLLTPGAPVLVTGAGVTGRAVLAALAPLGVAATLCDDNVDALRVLAEQGTAVIDPAGAIAGIADYALVVTSPGFPPTAAVLAAAAGAGVPIWGDVELAWRLDAAGRYGPPRRWLVVTGTNGKTTTTSMLHEMLLADGRRSLLCGNIGDPVLAVLDQPAELLAVELSSFQLHWAPSLRPDAGVVLNVAEDHLDWHGSMAAYAADKARALAGRVAVVGLDDPVAAGLLPAAGAPVRVGFRLGEPADGELGVRDGTLVDRAFGDGVELADAATIGVAGPVGVLDALAAAALARAVGVAPDSIASALASFQVGRHRAELVGEADGVRYVDDSKATNPHAAQASITAFDRVIWIAGGLLKGASVDELVREVANRLVAAVLIGRDRQMVADALSRHAPDVPVVEVVTGEDSGVLETNESIGDHVTRVIDVGDRSVSDAVMAAVVDVARGLAGAGDTVLLAPAGASFDQFSGYGQRGDAFAGAVRAAIG is encoded by the coding sequence ATGGTGGCGGGCCCATCCGGCGGGCGCGGCGGTGGCGACGATCTCTCCCTGCTGACCCCGGGTGCCCCGGTGTTGGTGACCGGTGCCGGGGTGACCGGACGGGCCGTGCTGGCGGCGCTGGCGCCCCTCGGCGTGGCGGCGACGCTGTGTGATGACAATGTCGATGCCCTGCGCGTCCTCGCCGAGCAGGGCACCGCCGTCATCGACCCGGCCGGGGCCATCGCCGGCATCGCCGACTACGCCCTGGTGGTGACGAGCCCGGGATTCCCGCCCACAGCTGCCGTGTTGGCCGCAGCGGCCGGGGCCGGGGTACCGATCTGGGGCGATGTGGAGCTGGCCTGGCGGTTGGATGCCGCGGGTCGTTACGGTCCGCCTCGGCGCTGGCTGGTGGTCACCGGCACCAATGGCAAGACCACCACCACATCGATGCTGCACGAGATGCTGCTGGCCGATGGGCGTCGAAGCCTGTTGTGCGGCAACATCGGTGACCCGGTGCTGGCTGTTCTGGACCAGCCCGCGGAGTTGCTGGCGGTCGAGCTCTCCAGCTTTCAGTTGCACTGGGCGCCCTCATTGCGCCCGGACGCCGGCGTGGTGCTCAACGTTGCCGAGGACCATCTGGACTGGCACGGTTCGATGGCCGCCTATGCCGCCGACAAGGCTCGCGCGCTGGCCGGCCGGGTGGCCGTGGTGGGTCTCGACGATCCGGTGGCCGCCGGTCTGCTGCCGGCCGCCGGGGCACCGGTTCGGGTCGGCTTCCGGCTGGGTGAACCGGCCGACGGCGAACTCGGCGTGCGTGACGGCACGCTCGTCGACCGCGCGTTCGGCGACGGTGTCGAGTTGGCTGATGCCGCGACGATCGGGGTGGCCGGTCCGGTCGGCGTGCTCGATGCGCTGGCGGCTGCGGCGCTGGCCCGTGCCGTCGGGGTGGCGCCCGATTCGATCGCGAGCGCGTTGGCGTCGTTCCAGGTCGGAAGGCACCGTGCCGAGCTGGTCGGGGAGGCCGACGGGGTGCGCTACGTCGACGATTCCAAGGCCACCAATCCGCATGCTGCGCAGGCCTCGATCACCGCGTTCGACCGCGTGATCTGGATCGCCGGGGGCTTGCTGAAGGGCGCTTCGGTCGACGAGTTGGTGCGTGAGGTGGCGAATCGCCTGGTTGCTGCGGTGCTGATCGGACGGGATCGGCAGATGGTTGCCGATGCGTTATCGCGACACGCCCCGGATGTCCCCGTTGTCGAGGTTGTGACGGGGGAGGATTCTGGGGTGCTTGAGACAAATGAGTCTATTGGTGATCATGTGACTCGTGTGATCGACGTCGGGGACCGCTCGGTCTCCGACGCGGTCATGGCGGCGGTCGTCGATGTCGCCCGCGGGCTGGCCGGCGCGGGTGACACCGTGTTGCTGGCCCCGGCAGGCGCGTCCTTCGATCAGTTCAGCGGCTACGGCCAGCGTGGCGATGCTTTCGCCGGCGCCGTTCGCGCCGCGATCGGGTAA
- the ftsW gene encoding putative lipid II flippase FtsW, giving the protein MAGILARLRRRDGAATGDNSDSAAAGSSEAAPASKAAAGSSEAPRTRFGAWLSRPMTSFHLIIAVTALLTTLGLIMVLSASGVYSYDFDGSPWAVFGRQVMWTGVGLFAFYVALRMPVRTLRRIAFPGFAFTIVLLILVLIPGIGKVANGSRGWFVVAGFSMQPSELAKIAFAIWGAHLLAARRLERASLREMLIPLVPAAVIALALIVAQPDLGQTVSLSIILLGLLWYAGLPLRVFLSSLLAAVLAAGVLALSAGYRSDRVQSWLDPAADSQGIGYQSRQARFALANGGVFGDGLGQGTAKWNYLPNAHNDFIFAIIGEELGFVGAVGLLALFGLFAYTGMRIARRSADPFLRLLTATTTLWVVGQMFINVGYVVGLLPVTGLQLPLISAGGSSQATTLLMMGLITNAARHEPEAVAALRAGRDDRMTRLLRLPLPEPYVPTRLETARNRLHDRRKPSARGAGKPAGKTGAKPTAGKQQRRPAGSGKGGTKQGQAGARRRAPHAADRPVRRSGRAAGQQPPGDGKSPVRYGAGQRKQGQRTRTLEGQRYG; this is encoded by the coding sequence GTGGCCGGCATCCTGGCCCGGTTGCGCCGCCGTGACGGTGCCGCAACGGGCGACAACTCCGATTCAGCCGCAGCCGGATCATCTGAGGCCGCACCCGCCTCGAAAGCCGCGGCTGGATCGTCCGAGGCTCCACGGACCCGGTTCGGCGCCTGGCTGAGCCGTCCGATGACCTCGTTTCACCTGATCATCGCGGTCACCGCGCTCCTCACCACACTCGGTCTGATCATGGTGCTCTCGGCATCGGGGGTGTATTCGTACGACTTCGACGGGTCGCCCTGGGCGGTGTTCGGCCGCCAGGTGATGTGGACGGGCGTCGGACTGTTTGCGTTCTATGTGGCCCTGCGGATGCCGGTGCGCACCCTGCGCCGGATTGCGTTCCCCGGGTTCGCCTTCACCATCGTGCTGCTGATCCTGGTGCTCATTCCCGGAATCGGCAAGGTGGCCAACGGCTCTCGCGGCTGGTTCGTCGTTGCCGGGTTCTCGATGCAGCCCTCGGAGCTGGCCAAGATCGCCTTCGCCATCTGGGGCGCGCACCTGCTGGCGGCCCGGCGCCTGGAGCGGGCCTCGTTGCGCGAGATGCTGATCCCGCTGGTGCCCGCCGCGGTGATCGCGCTCGCGTTGATCGTCGCCCAGCCCGACCTCGGGCAGACCGTCTCGCTGAGCATCATCCTGCTCGGTCTGCTGTGGTACGCGGGCCTCCCGTTGCGGGTGTTCCTGTCCTCGCTGTTGGCCGCGGTGCTGGCGGCCGGCGTGCTGGCACTGTCGGCGGGCTACCGGTCCGACCGCGTGCAGTCCTGGCTCGACCCGGCGGCCGATTCGCAGGGGATCGGCTACCAATCCCGGCAGGCCCGGTTCGCCCTGGCCAACGGCGGTGTCTTCGGTGACGGCCTGGGCCAGGGGACGGCGAAGTGGAACTACCTGCCCAACGCCCACAACGACTTCATCTTCGCCATCATCGGCGAGGAGCTGGGATTCGTCGGCGCAGTGGGTCTGCTGGCCCTGTTCGGACTGTTCGCCTACACCGGCATGCGCATCGCCCGCCGGTCCGCCGATCCGTTCCTGCGCCTGCTGACGGCCACCACCACACTGTGGGTGGTCGGCCAGATGTTCATCAACGTCGGCTACGTGGTGGGCCTGTTGCCGGTCACCGGGCTGCAGCTGCCGTTGATCTCGGCCGGTGGATCTTCGCAAGCCACAACACTTCTGATGATGGGGCTGATCACCAACGCGGCTCGGCACGAACCGGAGGCCGTGGCGGCGCTGCGGGCCGGGCGTGATGACCGGATGACCCGGCTGCTGCGGCTGCCGTTACCCGAGCCCTATGTCCCCACCCGCCTTGAGACCGCCCGCAACCGGCTGCACGACCGTCGAAAGCCATCCGCACGCGGTGCGGGCAAGCCTGCAGGCAAGACTGGCGCCAAGCCGACGGCCGGTAAGCAACAACGCAGGCCGGCCGGATCCGGAAAAGGCGGGACCAAGCAGGGGCAGGCGGGTGCCCGACGCCGCGCGCCGCATGCCGCCGACCGGCCGGTACGCCGGTCCGGACGCGCCGCTGGTCAGCAGCCGCCCGGGGACGGTAAGTCCCCGGTCCGATATGGTGCAGGCCAGCGGAAACAGGGTCAACGGACCCGGACTTTGGAAGGTCAGCGTTACGGGTGA
- the murG gene encoding undecaprenyldiphospho-muramoylpentapeptide beta-N-acetylglucosaminyltransferase — protein sequence MSGPRGQERSDRGISVVLAGGGTAGHVEPAMAVADALRDLDPQVRITALGTARGLETRLVPQRGYDLELITPVPLPRKPSGDLVRLPLRVRTAIRQTRSVLAGVEADVVIGFGGYVALPAYLAARGGFGVRGRRRAVPVVVHEANARAGLANRVGAVSARRVLAAVPKPGLRKVEVVGVPVRAAITSLDRAALRAEAREFFGFAPDAKVLLVFGGSQGAQSINRAVASAAEALGAAGVSVLHAHGPKNTLDLPPAASGAPPYVAVPYLDRMDLAYAAADLAICRSGAMTVAEVTAVGLPAVYVPLPIGNGEQRLNALPVVSAGGGIVVDDVQLNGEFVADTVAGLMTDDARLAGMTAAASLSGHPDAARRVAQVALDIARAQRKRLQ from the coding sequence ATATCTGGTCCTCGGGGGCAGGAGCGCAGCGACCGGGGGATATCCGTAGTTCTGGCTGGGGGCGGCACGGCGGGTCACGTCGAACCGGCCATGGCGGTGGCCGATGCGCTGCGGGATCTCGACCCGCAGGTTCGGATCACCGCTCTCGGAACGGCCCGCGGTCTGGAGACCCGGCTGGTTCCGCAACGCGGCTATGACCTCGAGCTGATCACTCCGGTGCCGCTGCCGCGCAAGCCGTCGGGAGATCTGGTGCGGTTGCCGCTGCGCGTGCGTACCGCGATTCGCCAGACCCGTTCGGTGCTGGCCGGCGTGGAGGCCGATGTGGTGATCGGGTTCGGTGGCTACGTCGCACTGCCTGCCTACCTCGCGGCGCGTGGCGGCTTCGGCGTGCGCGGCCGTCGGCGCGCTGTCCCGGTGGTGGTCCACGAGGCCAACGCGAGGGCCGGCCTGGCCAACCGGGTCGGTGCGGTGTCGGCTCGCCGGGTGCTCGCGGCGGTGCCCAAACCCGGGCTGCGCAAGGTAGAGGTGGTCGGGGTGCCGGTGCGAGCGGCGATCACGTCGCTGGACCGTGCGGCACTGCGCGCGGAAGCCAGGGAATTTTTCGGATTCGCGCCGGATGCCAAGGTGCTCTTGGTGTTCGGCGGTTCGCAGGGGGCGCAGTCGATCAACCGTGCGGTGGCCTCGGCTGCCGAAGCCCTTGGTGCTGCCGGTGTTTCGGTGCTGCATGCGCACGGGCCGAAGAACACCCTTGATCTGCCGCCGGCTGCGTCGGGGGCACCGCCGTATGTCGCGGTGCCGTATCTGGACCGGATGGACCTGGCCTATGCCGCAGCCGATCTGGCAATCTGCCGGTCCGGGGCAATGACAGTTGCCGAGGTGACCGCCGTCGGACTGCCCGCCGTGTACGTCCCGCTGCCGATCGGCAACGGTGAACAGCGGCTCAACGCCCTGCCGGTGGTTTCGGCCGGTGGCGGCATCGTCGTCGACGATGTGCAGCTCAACGGTGAATTCGTGGCCGATACGGTCGCCGGCCTGATGACCGACGACGCGCGGTTGGCGGGGATGACGGCCGCCGCCTCGCTGTCGGGCCATCCCGATGCCGCTCGGCGGGTGGCGCAGGTCGCCCTGGATATCGCACGTGCTCAACGAAAGAGACTGCAGTGA
- the murC gene encoding UDP-N-acetylmuramate--L-alanine ligase, whose translation MNGNSLPAELQRVHMVGIGGAGMSGVARILLDRGGQVSGSDAKESRGVVALRARGAEVRIGHDASSLDLLPGGPTAVVTTHAAIPKTNPELVEARRRGIPVILRPVVLAKLMAGYTTLMVTGTHGKTTTTSMLIVALQHSGFDPSFAVGGELGEAGTNAHHGSGTCFVAEADESDGSLLEYTPNVAVVTNIEADHLDFFGSEQAYTAVFSAFVDRIAPGGALVVCTDDPGAAALAEHTDSLGIRVLRYGSTPTGDLAGTLLSWEQHGTGAVAHIQLAGEPHPRAIRLAVPGRHMALNALGALLAGIEAGAPTEAVLDGLAGFEGVRRRFELVGSLGGVRVFDDYAHHPTEVRATLEAARSVVDQTGGRVVVAFQPHLYSRTATFATEFGAALSAADEVFVLDVYGAREQPLPGISGATVAEYVSAPVTYVPDFSAVAAAVAASARVGDVVLTMGAGDVTMLGKEIVTELGIKANRHAPGRPSTDSA comes from the coding sequence GTGAACGGTAATTCACTTCCGGCTGAACTGCAGCGGGTACACATGGTCGGGATCGGGGGAGCCGGGATGTCGGGCGTGGCCCGGATCCTGCTCGACCGGGGCGGCCAGGTGTCCGGATCCGACGCCAAGGAGTCGCGCGGCGTCGTGGCCTTACGCGCCCGCGGTGCCGAGGTCAGAATCGGTCATGACGCGTCGTCACTGGATCTGTTGCCGGGCGGGCCGACCGCGGTGGTCACCACCCACGCAGCGATCCCCAAGACCAATCCGGAACTGGTCGAGGCCCGGCGCCGCGGAATCCCGGTGATCCTGCGCCCGGTGGTGCTGGCCAAGCTGATGGCCGGCTACACGACACTGATGGTGACGGGGACCCACGGCAAGACCACGACGACGTCGATGCTCATCGTGGCGTTGCAGCACAGCGGATTCGACCCGTCGTTCGCGGTGGGTGGCGAACTGGGCGAGGCGGGCACCAACGCCCATCACGGCAGCGGGACGTGCTTTGTCGCCGAGGCCGACGAGAGTGACGGCTCGCTGCTGGAATACACCCCGAATGTCGCGGTGGTCACCAACATCGAGGCCGACCACCTGGATTTCTTCGGTAGTGAGCAGGCCTACACCGCGGTGTTCTCCGCATTCGTGGATCGCATCGCACCCGGCGGTGCACTCGTGGTCTGCACCGATGACCCGGGGGCTGCTGCGCTCGCCGAACACACTGACTCATTGGGGATCCGGGTGCTGCGCTACGGCAGCACGCCCACCGGCGACCTGGCCGGCACCTTGCTGAGCTGGGAACAGCACGGGACCGGGGCCGTGGCGCATATCCAGCTCGCCGGTGAGCCGCACCCGCGCGCGATCCGGCTCGCGGTGCCCGGCCGACACATGGCGCTCAATGCGCTCGGTGCGCTGCTGGCCGGGATCGAGGCCGGTGCGCCGACCGAAGCCGTGCTCGACGGGCTGGCCGGATTCGAGGGGGTGCGACGGCGGTTCGAGCTGGTCGGATCACTCGGCGGTGTCCGGGTCTTCGATGACTATGCGCACCATCCCACCGAGGTCCGGGCCACCCTGGAGGCCGCCAGGTCGGTCGTCGACCAGACCGGTGGCCGGGTGGTTGTCGCGTTCCAGCCGCACTTGTACTCGCGCACAGCGACGTTCGCGACGGAGTTCGGCGCCGCCCTCAGCGCTGCCGACGAGGTCTTCGTGCTCGACGTGTACGGCGCGCGTGAGCAGCCGCTTCCCGGGATCAGCGGAGCCACGGTCGCCGAGTATGTCAGCGCGCCGGTCACCTACGTGCCCGACTTCTCGGCGGTCGCCGCGGCGGTCGCCGCCTCGGCCCGCGTCGGTGACGTGGTCCTCACCATGGGTGCCGGTGACGTGACCATGCTGGGCAAGGAAATCGTGACCGAGCTCGGAATCAAGGCGAATCGCCATGCGCCGGGCCGTCCCTCGACGGATTCGGCGTGA
- a CDS encoding cell division protein FtsQ/DivIB — protein sequence MTETGPGGPDEAAEEPGPAESGESPVAESDEPAAGSGEAAGESGEPAAGSDVRDADFEGPRRRARREREERRVARDRAVAIEHARREAKRKVNGQPSDAPNTLARGTIRGLKVLLWSALASVVAVALGLVLYFTPAMSARNVLVSGAAAVPQEQVLATAAVAPGTPLLQIDTDAVAERVAMIRRVATARVQREYPSTLRITVVERVPVVVKDYPDGPHLFDRDGVDFATEPPPPTLPYLDADHPGPADPATKAALEVMSALPPDVIAQVGRIAAPSVASIALTLTDGRVVVWGTNDRTEEKALKLAALLTQPGHTYDVSSPDLPTVK from the coding sequence GTGACCGAAACGGGCCCCGGCGGTCCTGACGAGGCGGCCGAGGAACCCGGTCCGGCCGAGTCCGGTGAGTCGCCCGTGGCTGAGTCCGACGAGCCCGCGGCTGGATCTGGCGAGGCAGCGGGTGAGTCCGGCGAGCCCGCGGCCGGTTCTGATGTGCGGGACGCCGACTTCGAAGGACCCCGCCGACGCGCCCGGCGCGAGCGCGAGGAACGCCGGGTGGCGCGGGACCGGGCGGTGGCGATCGAGCATGCCCGCCGTGAGGCCAAGCGCAAGGTCAACGGGCAGCCCTCAGACGCGCCGAACACGTTGGCCCGCGGCACTATTCGCGGTCTGAAGGTGCTGTTGTGGTCCGCATTGGCCAGTGTGGTGGCGGTGGCATTAGGTCTGGTTCTGTACTTCACGCCGGCGATGTCGGCGCGCAATGTGCTGGTCAGCGGCGCGGCCGCAGTGCCGCAGGAGCAGGTGCTGGCGACCGCGGCGGTAGCGCCGGGCACGCCGCTGTTGCAGATCGACACGGACGCGGTCGCCGAGCGGGTGGCCATGATCCGGCGGGTCGCCACCGCCCGGGTGCAGCGTGAGTATCCGTCGACCCTGCGGATCACGGTGGTCGAGCGGGTGCCGGTGGTGGTCAAGGACTATCCCGATGGTCCGCATCTGTTCGACCGCGACGGAGTCGATTTCGCCACCGAACCGCCGCCGCCGACGTTGCCGTATCTGGACGCCGACCATCCGGGCCCGGCTGATCCGGCCACCAAGGCTGCGCTCGAGGTGATGTCGGCACTGCCGCCGGATGTGATCGCACAGGTGGGCCGGATCGCGGCCCCGTCGGTGGCCTCGATTGCGTTGACGCTGACCGACGGTCGGGTCGTGGTGTGGGGGACCAACGATCGGACCGAGGAGAAGGCGCTGAAGCTGGCCGCCCTACTGACCCAACCGGGGCATACGTACGACGTGTCGAGCCCAGATCTACCGACTGTCAAGTAG
- the ftsZ gene encoding cell division protein FtsZ, which translates to MTPPHNYLAVIKVVGIGGGGVNAVNRMIEQGLKGVEFIAINTDAQALLMSDADVKLDVGRDSTRGLGAGADPEVGRKAAEDAKDDIEELLRGADMVFVTAGEGGGTGTGGAPVVASIARKLGALTVGVVTRPFSFEGKRRSNQAENGIQSLRESCDTLIVIPNDRLLQMGDAAVSLMDAFRSADEVLLNGVQGITDLITTPGLINVDFADVKGVMSGAGTALMGIGSARGDGRALKAAEIAINSPLLEASMEGAQGVLLSVAGGSDLGLFEINEAASLVQDAAHPEANIIFGTVIDDSLGDEVRVTVIAAGFDMAGPSRKPVVSPSAAQTQPIASARSGKVTTSLFEPTDAVSVPAHTNGATVSVGGDGDGGIADDDVDVPPFMRH; encoded by the coding sequence ATGACCCCCCCGCATAACTACCTCGCGGTAATCAAGGTGGTTGGTATCGGCGGCGGCGGTGTCAACGCCGTCAACCGGATGATCGAACAGGGCCTCAAGGGCGTCGAGTTCATCGCCATCAATACCGACGCACAGGCACTGCTGATGAGCGACGCCGACGTCAAGCTCGACGTCGGCCGCGACTCGACCCGTGGACTCGGCGCAGGTGCGGACCCCGAAGTGGGCCGCAAGGCTGCCGAGGACGCCAAGGACGACATCGAGGAGCTGCTCCGCGGCGCCGACATGGTGTTCGTCACCGCCGGTGAGGGCGGCGGCACCGGAACTGGTGGCGCACCCGTCGTCGCGTCGATCGCGCGCAAGCTCGGTGCACTCACCGTCGGCGTCGTCACCCGGCCGTTCTCCTTCGAGGGCAAGCGCCGAAGCAACCAGGCCGAGAACGGTATTCAGTCTCTGCGTGAGAGCTGCGACACCCTCATCGTGATTCCCAACGACCGGCTGCTGCAGATGGGTGACGCCGCAGTCTCGTTGATGGACGCGTTCCGCAGCGCTGACGAGGTCCTGCTCAACGGCGTCCAGGGCATCACCGATCTGATCACCACGCCCGGTCTGATCAACGTCGACTTCGCCGACGTCAAGGGAGTGATGAGCGGCGCGGGTACGGCGCTGATGGGCATCGGCTCGGCCCGCGGCGACGGCCGGGCGCTCAAGGCCGCCGAGATCGCGATCAACTCGCCGCTGCTGGAAGCTTCGATGGAAGGCGCGCAGGGCGTGCTGCTGTCGGTGGCCGGCGGCAGTGACCTCGGCCTGTTCGAGATCAACGAGGCTGCCTCGCTGGTGCAGGACGCGGCCCATCCCGAGGCCAACATCATCTTCGGCACGGTGATCGACGACTCGCTCGGTGACGAGGTGCGGGTCACCGTGATCGCGGCGGGCTTCGACATGGCCGGGCCGAGTCGCAAGCCGGTGGTCAGCCCGAGCGCAGCGCAGACCCAGCCGATCGCATCGGCCCGCTCCGGCAAGGTGACCACGTCACTGTTCGAACCGACGGATGCGGTGAGCGTCCCGGCACACACCAATGGCGCCACCGTCAGCGTCGGTGGCGACGGAGACGGCGGGATCGCCGACGACGATGTCGACGTGCCGCCGTTCATGAGGCACTGA
- the pgeF gene encoding peptidoglycan editing factor PgeF encodes MTVRIRRVTTTRAGGVSAPPFDSFNLGDHVGDNPAAVAQNRRRLAAAVGADALVWMNQVHSDHVVTVDGPRDTPVDNTDALVTTTPRLALVVVTADCVPILMGDARAGVIAAVHAGRVGAQNGIVARTVEAMLAAGAHAGDISVLLGPAVSGANYEVPEVMAAEVEAALPGARTTTSRGTPGLDLRAGISRQLKSLGIASIDVDPRCTVADRALFSHRRDAPTGRLASVVWMELGRR; translated from the coding sequence GTGACTGTTCGTATTCGGCGGGTGACCACCACCCGCGCCGGCGGTGTCTCGGCACCCCCCTTCGATTCGTTCAACCTCGGCGACCATGTCGGCGACAATCCGGCGGCCGTGGCCCAGAACCGGCGTCGCCTGGCGGCTGCCGTCGGAGCCGACGCGCTGGTGTGGATGAATCAGGTGCACAGTGATCACGTCGTCACGGTGGACGGGCCGCGCGACACTCCGGTCGATAACACCGACGCATTGGTGACGACGACACCGCGTTTGGCATTGGTCGTGGTGACCGCCGATTGCGTGCCGATATTAATGGGCGACGCCCGCGCAGGAGTGATCGCTGCTGTCCACGCCGGACGGGTCGGTGCACAGAACGGCATCGTGGCGAGGACCGTGGAGGCGATGCTGGCCGCCGGCGCGCATGCCGGGGATATCTCGGTGCTGCTCGGCCCCGCGGTCAGCGGAGCCAATTACGAGGTACCCGAAGTGATGGCGGCCGAGGTGGAGGCTGCCCTGCCGGGTGCTCGCACGACCACCTCGCGTGGTACGCCCGGGTTGGACCTGCGGGCCGGAATCTCCCGGCAGTTAAAGAGTTTGGGTATCGCCTCGATCGACGTGGACCCGCGGTGCACCGTCGCCGACCGTGCGCTGTTCAGTCATCGCCGGGATGCGCCGACCGGACGCCTGGCGAGTGTGGTGTGGATGGAGCTGGGCCGCCGATGA
- a CDS encoding YggS family pyridoxal phosphate-dependent enzyme, with product MSTVQRGRDADRTAQLTAALGAARARLARAAESVGRNVNEIELLPITKYFPASDVIILNQLGCLAFGESREQEAADKVASVRAELTDVPIRWHMVGRIQRNKARAVAGWAHTAHSVDNTRLLTALDRAVGEALAAGTRTRSLRVYIQISLDGDSERGGVDVNVPALVDEICGSANSAEALEFAGLMGIPPLAWDPDDAFARLDAERHRVQRDYQHRLELSAGMSGDIESAVKHGSTCVRVGTALMGQRPLTSPEVVTPVTSSSQTPPPPSPAEGSPR from the coding sequence ATGAGCACCGTGCAGCGCGGGCGTGATGCCGATCGGACGGCACAGTTGACCGCCGCACTCGGTGCCGCGCGGGCGCGGTTGGCGCGGGCCGCAGAATCGGTCGGGCGAAATGTCAATGAAATTGAATTACTTCCGATAACGAAATACTTTCCGGCCTCCGATGTCATTATTCTCAATCAATTAGGGTGCCTCGCATTTGGTGAATCCCGCGAACAGGAGGCCGCCGATAAAGTCGCTTCTGTTCGCGCGGAATTAACGGACGTTCCGATTCGCTGGCACATGGTGGGGCGCATCCAGCGGAACAAGGCGCGGGCCGTCGCGGGTTGGGCGCACACCGCGCACTCGGTCGACAACACCCGCCTGCTGACCGCGCTGGACCGGGCCGTGGGGGAGGCGCTGGCCGCCGGCACGCGCACCCGGTCGTTGCGCGTGTACATCCAGATCAGTCTCGACGGCGACTCCGAACGCGGCGGAGTCGATGTGAATGTCCCCGCTCTTGTCGACGAAATCTGTGGGTCAGCGAACTCCGCCGAGGCGTTGGAGTTCGCCGGCCTGATGGGAATCCCGCCACTGGCATGGGATCCCGACGATGCCTTCGCACGACTGGACGCCGAGCGGCACCGGGTACAGCGCGACTACCAGCACCGGCTCGAACTGTCGGCGGGGATGTCCGGAGATATCGAAAGCGCGGTCAAACACGGATCGACGTGTGTGCGTGTCGGTACCGCGCTCATGGGGCAACGCCCGCTAACGTCACCGGAAGTAGTCACACCAGTCACATCTTCATCACAGACACCACCACCCCCATCGCCCGCAGAAGGGTCGCCGAGATGA
- a CDS encoding cell division protein SepF has translation MSTLHKVKAYFGMAPMEDYDDEYYEDDDRGAARSYARRPRDERFDEDGYGYEGAEYDEGPAYRGGYPGGFAEEPRFDARMRTPREFDRSAPRLGALSGSTRGALAMDPRRMAELFEAGSPLAKITTLRPKDYSEARTIGERFRDGTPVIMDLVSMDNADAKRLVDFAAGLAFALRGSFDKVATKVFLLSPADVDVSAEQRRRIAEAGFYAYQ, from the coding sequence ATGAGCACACTGCACAAGGTCAAGGCCTACTTCGGCATGGCGCCGATGGAGGACTACGACGACGAGTACTACGAGGACGACGACCGCGGCGCGGCGCGCAGCTACGCCCGACGTCCCCGTGACGAGCGTTTCGACGAGGACGGCTACGGCTACGAGGGAGCCGAGTACGACGAGGGTCCGGCCTATCGGGGCGGCTATCCGGGCGGTTTCGCCGAGGAGCCGCGGTTCGATGCGCGGATGCGTACCCCCCGCGAATTCGACCGTTCCGCACCGCGTCTCGGCGCACTGTCCGGATCCACCCGGGGTGCGTTGGCGATGGATCCCCGCCGGATGGCGGAGCTGTTCGAGGCGGGCAGTCCGCTGGCGAAGATCACCACGCTGCGGCCCAAGGATTACAGCGAGGCCCGCACCATCGGCGAGCGGTTCCGCGACGGCACCCCGGTGATCATGGACCTGGTCTCGATGGACAACGCCGACGCCAAGCGCCTGGTCGACTTCGCCGCCGGTCTCGCGTTCGCGCTGCGCGGCTCGTTCGACAAGGTGGCCACCAAGGTCTTCCTGCTGTCACCGGCTGATGTCGATGTCAGTGCCGAGCAGCGGCGCCGGATCGCCGAGGCCGGCTTCTACGCCTATCAGTGA
- a CDS encoding YggT family protein codes for MSLFFEILGFALFVFWLLLIARVVVEFIRSFSRDWHPKGLTVVVLELIMTVTDPPVKLLRRLIPQLTIGAVRFDLSIMVLLLAAFIGMQLAFSAAM; via the coding sequence TTGTCGCTGTTCTTCGAAATTCTCGGTTTCGCGCTGTTCGTCTTCTGGCTGCTGCTGATCGCGCGCGTCGTCGTCGAGTTCATCCGGTCCTTCAGTCGCGACTGGCATCCCAAGGGGCTGACCGTCGTGGTCCTGGAGCTCATCATGACCGTGACCGATCCGCCGGTGAAACTTCTGCGGCGCCTCATTCCCCAGCTCACGATAGGCGCGGTGCGCTTCGACCTGTCGATCATGGTGCTGCTTCTCGCGGCATTCATCGGCATGCAATTGGCGTTCAGCGCGGCGATGTAG